One genomic segment of Hordeum vulgare subsp. vulgare chromosome 2H, MorexV3_pseudomolecules_assembly, whole genome shotgun sequence includes these proteins:
- the LOC123428075 gene encoding peroxidase 16-like — protein MAGACSCAGLLALFVLACIADAATAQLRQNYYATSCPSAESTVRSVISQHVQQSFAVAPGTLRLFFHDCFVRGCDASVMLMAANGDDESHSGADATLSPDAVEAINKAKAAVEALPGCAGKVSCADILAMAARDVVSLTGGPSYGVELGRLDGRSFSKSIVKHVLPGPGFDLNQLNALFATNGLTQFDMIALSGAHTIGVTHCDKFVRRIYTFKQRLKYNPPMNLDFLRSLRKVCPMNYPPTAFAMLDVTTPKTFDNAYFDNLRYQKGLLASDQVLFTDRRSRPTVNLFAANSTAFFDAFVAAMAKLGRIGVKTGSAGEVRRVCTAVN, from the exons ATGGCGGGAGCCTGCTCGTGCGCCGGCCTCCTGGCGCTGTTCGTGCTCGCGTGCATCGCCGACGCCGCGACCGCGCAGCTGCGGCAGAACTACTACGCCACCAGCTGCCCCAGCGCCGAGTCCACCGTGCGCTCCGTCATCTCGCAGCACGTCCAGCAGAGCTTCGCCGTCGCGCCAGGCACGCTCCGCCTCTTCTTCCACGACTGCTTCGTCCGG GGGTGCGACGCGTCGGTGATGCTGATGGCGGCGAACGGGGACGACGAGAGCCACAGCGGCGCGGACGCCACGCTGTCGCCCGACGCCGTGGAGGCCATCAACAAGGCCAAGGCCGCCGTCGAGGCGCTGCCCGGGTGCGCCGGCAAGGTCTCCTGCGCCGACATCCTCGCCATGGCCGCGCGCGACGTCGTCTCCCTG ACCGGCGGGCCGAGCTACGGCGTGGAGCTGGGACGGCTGGACGGCAGGTCGTTCAGCAAATCCATCGTGAAGCACGTCCTCCCGGGCCCCGGCTTCGACCTCAACCAGCTCAACGCGCTCTTCGCCACCAACGGCCTCACCCAGTTCGACATGATCGCGCTCTCCG GTGCGCACACGATCGGGGTGACGCACTGCGACAAGTTCGTGCGCCGGATCTACACGTTCAAGCAGCGACTCAAGTACAACCCGCCGATGAACCTCGACTTCCTGCGGTCGCTGCGCAAGGTGTGCCCCATGAACTACCCGCCCACGGCGTTCGCCATGCTGGACGTGACCACGCCCAAGACCTTCGACAACGCCTACTTCGACAATCTCCGCTACCAGAAGGGCCTGCTCGCCTCCGACCAGGTGCTCTTCACCGACCGCCGCTCCCGCCCCACCGTCAACCTCTTCGCCGCCAACTCCACCGCCTTCTTCGACGCCTTCGTCGCCGCCATGGCCAAGCTGGGACGGATCGGGGTCAAGACCGGCAGCGCCGGCGAGGTGCGCCGGGTCTGCACCGCCGTCAACTAG